Proteins encoded together in one Deinococcus reticulitermitis window:
- a CDS encoding NADPH:quinone oxidoreductase family protein yields MRALICEQFGPPEALRVQERPTPQPGPGEVLIEVRAASVNYPDALMVQGKYQVRPPLPFVPGAEAAGVVQAVGEGVKHLHVGQHVAAYTGTGAFASHLVADARAVLPLPPELPFDVASALPLAYGTVMHAIIDRGQLRSGETLLVLGAAGGTGLAAVMIGKALGARVIAGVSTPEKAEIARAHGADAVIEYEREDLRERLKALTDGQGPDVIFDPVGDRWTEPAFRSIAWGGRYLVVGFAGGEIPRLPLNLPLLKGASVVGVFWGEFARRDPRANAAHLTRLAGWVESGQVRPLISGRYPLERGADAMNALLERRVTGKVVLTP; encoded by the coding sequence ATGCGTGCCCTGATCTGCGAACAGTTTGGTCCCCCCGAAGCCCTGCGCGTGCAGGAGCGGCCCACCCCGCAGCCGGGGCCGGGCGAGGTCTTGATCGAGGTGCGCGCCGCGAGCGTGAACTACCCCGACGCGCTGATGGTGCAGGGCAAGTATCAGGTGAGGCCGCCGCTTCCCTTCGTGCCGGGCGCCGAGGCGGCGGGGGTGGTGCAGGCGGTCGGGGAAGGGGTAAAACACCTGCACGTCGGGCAACACGTGGCCGCCTACACCGGCACTGGGGCCTTCGCCTCGCACCTTGTCGCGGACGCGCGGGCGGTGCTGCCGCTGCCGCCGGAGCTGCCCTTCGACGTGGCGTCGGCGCTGCCGCTCGCCTACGGCACGGTGATGCACGCGATCATTGACCGGGGGCAGCTCAGGAGCGGCGAGACCCTGCTCGTGCTCGGCGCGGCGGGCGGCACCGGCCTCGCGGCGGTGATGATCGGCAAAGCCCTCGGCGCGCGGGTGATTGCGGGGGTGAGCACGCCGGAAAAGGCTGAGATCGCGCGCGCGCACGGCGCCGACGCGGTGATCGAGTACGAGCGCGAGGACCTGCGCGAGCGGCTCAAAGCGCTCACCGACGGCCAGGGGCCGGACGTGATCTTCGATCCGGTGGGAGACCGCTGGACCGAGCCGGCCTTTCGCTCCATCGCCTGGGGTGGGCGGTATCTCGTCGTGGGCTTCGCGGGCGGCGAGATTCCCAGGTTGCCGCTCAACCTGCCGCTGCTCAAGGGCGCGAGCGTGGTCGGGGTGTTCTGGGGCGAGTTTGCCCGGCGTGACCCGCGCGCCAACGCCGCGCACCTGACGCGGCTCGCCGGGTGGGTGGAGAGTGGGCAGGTGCGGCCCCTGATCTCCGGACGCTACCCGCTGGAGCGCGGCGCCGACGCCATGAATGCGCTGCTGGAGCGGCGCGTGACCGGGAAGGTCGTCCTGACGCCTTGA
- a CDS encoding MerR family transcriptional regulator, translating into MSLPHPVAPPSFYTTAELAREAGVTRRTVMHYAELGLLPPDQATASGRALYSPYSLRLLRDLIDLRALGMTLEEARDMVTLRRATHAPDGTYRRDWARGDVPLSDEQLGRLHRRLRVLRGAYERQQDNLARFDRWLTKRFTGGVLEEGGLEEES; encoded by the coding sequence TTGAGCCTCCCGCATCCTGTGGCGCCGCCGAGCTTCTATACCACTGCCGAACTTGCCCGCGAGGCCGGGGTCACGCGGCGCACGGTGATGCACTACGCCGAACTCGGGCTGCTGCCACCGGATCAGGCGACGGCGTCGGGGCGAGCGCTCTACAGCCCCTACTCGCTGCGGCTGCTGCGTGACCTGATCGACTTGCGCGCGCTCGGCATGACGCTCGAAGAGGCGCGCGACATGGTGACGCTGCGCCGCGCCACCCACGCCCCCGACGGCACCTACCGCCGCGACTGGGCGCGGGGCGACGTGCCGCTGAGCGACGAGCAGCTCGGGAGACTCCACCGCCGCCTGCGGGTGCTGCGCGGGGCCTACGAGCGCCAGCAGGACAACCTCGCCCGCTTCGACCGCTGGCTGACCAAGCGGTTTACGGGCGGAGTGCTGGAGGAAGGCGGTCTGGAGGAGGAAAGCTGA
- a CDS encoding AAA family ATPase, translating into MNFSTVFAQYKISRDTLASLDPEVSAALERAARGGGWSLDAGGSLLSAPIALEAPAPPGIKGSGPPKAAPVAREVAFPWADRATAPVARQAAQAQLLVFDLHSAAPLGGELRLIHSAHFSDLEGAPLTAYAPVPLKLNQAVTQAARAESGAGPLTRISVLAYRALLPGELVRVLEARLVFLPRKNQVSKVKSLVTFDHHLERRGDETVHVCGLRAALDLDSAGKRDLHAPTFAGSGLSPLALHALSVSAARPYGVLDGEAPPTPSPAARKLLGELLNPPAPAPIKVKTPRPAKASRGQPAEVASPEPSPVPSAPLAPPPVALTSVPLVPAPPSPDPDPAELPPPPAVGARTPEVAVPPAVTAPPAAPAAPAPEPEPDPWERIKERMALDAEVLDQARAALARCRPLLLTGAPGTGKTLLATLLAEALCGPDNFTLVTADARWTSSEVLGGLRVVPGEGLRYAFFAGVVTRAALRHRQSVAETGRPHALIIDEFNRAHQDEAFGRLLTLLDPAYRGRMPLVGPADGASEEVYLPDDFVLIATMNDADAGRLHEIGSALQRRFVTVPVGLPAEERAFLERAWPKVSAAQFDTLYDFVGTGDPVSDREAGRLRGFVTVGPYFMGEVLGLAAEGLGLDQALRLQVAPQLGALGRAELSPLQERAGRAGLPRLAALLGETAHAAPF; encoded by the coding sequence ATGAATTTCAGCACCGTCTTTGCGCAGTACAAGATTTCGAGAGACACCCTGGCATCGCTGGACCCCGAAGTGAGCGCCGCGTTGGAGCGGGCCGCGCGTGGGGGTGGGTGGAGCCTCGACGCAGGCGGGAGCCTCCTGTCCGCGCCGATCGCGCTGGAGGCCCCGGCGCCGCCGGGAATCAAGGGATCGGGGCCCCCCAAGGCTGCGCCGGTCGCGCGTGAGGTTGCCTTTCCCTGGGCCGACCGCGCCACCGCGCCGGTCGCCCGGCAGGCGGCGCAGGCGCAGCTTCTCGTCTTCGATCTGCACAGCGCGGCCCCGCTGGGCGGCGAGCTGCGCCTGATCCACTCGGCGCACTTCTCGGACCTGGAGGGAGCGCCGCTGACCGCCTACGCGCCGGTGCCGCTCAAGCTCAACCAGGCCGTCACACAGGCGGCGCGCGCCGAATCGGGCGCCGGGCCGCTGACCCGCATCTCCGTGCTTGCCTACCGCGCGCTCCTGCCGGGTGAGCTGGTGCGGGTGCTCGAGGCGCGGCTGGTCTTCCTGCCCCGCAAGAACCAGGTCAGCAAGGTCAAGTCGCTGGTCACCTTCGACCATCACCTCGAGCGGCGGGGCGACGAGACCGTCCACGTCTGTGGACTGCGCGCGGCGCTCGACCTCGACAGCGCCGGCAAGCGCGACCTGCACGCCCCGACGTTCGCCGGCAGCGGGCTCAGCCCCCTGGCCCTGCACGCCCTGAGCGTGTCGGCGGCCCGACCGTACGGCGTGCTCGACGGCGAGGCGCCCCCCACGCCGTCTCCCGCCGCCCGCAAACTGCTGGGGGAGCTGCTCAATCCGCCGGCCCCGGCCCCGATCAAGGTCAAGACCCCGCGCCCGGCCAAGGCGTCCCGGGGCCAGCCGGCAGAAGTGGCTTCTCCGGAACCGTCGCCTGTTCCCTCTGCACCGCTGGCCCCTCCTCCTGTTGCGCTGACCTCCGTTCCTCTGGTCCCTGCTCCGCCGTCCCCAGACCCGGACCCAGCCGAGCTCCCGCCGCCCCCAGCGGTGGGGGCGCGGACGCCCGAAGTTGCCGTCCCCCCCGCGGTGACCGCGCCGCCCGCTGCCCCGGCTGCGCCCGCCCCTGAGCCCGAACCGGACCCCTGGGAACGAATCAAAGAGCGCATGGCCCTGGACGCCGAGGTGCTCGATCAGGCCCGCGCCGCGCTCGCCCGCTGCCGCCCGCTGCTGCTGACCGGAGCGCCGGGGACGGGCAAGACCCTGCTCGCCACCCTGCTCGCCGAGGCGCTGTGCGGCCCGGACAACTTCACCCTGGTCACCGCCGACGCGCGCTGGACAAGCAGCGAGGTGCTCGGCGGGCTGCGGGTGGTGCCGGGCGAGGGGCTGCGCTACGCCTTTTTCGCCGGGGTCGTCACCCGCGCCGCGCTTCGCCATCGCCAGAGCGTGGCCGAGACGGGCCGGCCCCACGCCCTGATCATCGACGAGTTCAACCGTGCCCATCAGGACGAGGCATTCGGACGGCTGCTCACGCTGCTCGATCCCGCCTACCGGGGGCGGATGCCGCTGGTCGGTCCCGCCGACGGCGCGAGCGAGGAGGTGTATCTGCCAGACGACTTTGTCCTGATCGCCACGATGAACGACGCCGACGCCGGGCGGCTGCACGAGATCGGCTCGGCCTTGCAGCGCCGCTTCGTGACGGTGCCGGTGGGCTTGCCCGCCGAGGAACGCGCCTTCCTGGAACGGGCGTGGCCAAAGGTTTCGGCGGCGCAGTTCGACACCCTCTACGATTTCGTCGGAACCGGCGATCCGGTCAGCGACCGCGAGGCGGGGCGACTGCGCGGCTTCGTCACTGTGGGGCCCTATTTCATGGGCGAAGTCCTCGGGCTCGCCGCCGAGGGGCTGGGCCTCGACCAGGCGCTGCGCCTCCAAGTGGCTCCGCAACTGGGTGCGTTGGGCCGCGCCGAACTCTCACCGCTTCAGGAACGCGCGGGCCGCGCCGGGCTCCCGCGCCTCGCCGCCCTGCTCGGGGAAACGGCGCACGCCGCGCCCTTCTGA